In Actinoplanes derwentensis, the following proteins share a genomic window:
- a CDS encoding alpha-1,4-glucan--maltose-1-phosphate maltosyltransferase → MTGRFPIEDVTPAVSGGRYPAKAVVGELVPVSAVSYREGHHALGVNVVWRGPDGAIQAFTRMTPGEPGLDKWHGAIRPDEVGRWTFTVEAFDDPYRTWRDAVVKKIGAGQSAEELANDLAEGADVLDLATKIVPAEDEDRVRDAAAALRDTEKSLFSRVTPALDLEELLWHNPVRQLVTTTRSFAIWVDRQRALYSSWYEFFPRSEGAEIGPDATPIKHGNFRTAIDRLPAVAAMGFNVVYLPPIHPIGRINRKGRNNTLIARPEDVGSPWAIGSDEGGHDAIHPELGTLEDFIAFRERAEELGMEIALDLALQVAPDHPWVKQFPKFFTTKADGTIAYAENPPKKYQDIYPINWDNDYRTLRDEVHRVVMHWVDNGVKIFRVDNPHTKAVNFWQWLIPKVKETNPDVLFLAEAFTRPAMMNGLGKIGFTQSYTYFTWRTTAAEMKEYMQQLLTSIDWMRPNFWPNTPDILHESLQNGGPPMFKIRAVLASMLTPSWGLYSGYELFEHVPRPGAEEYIDNEKFELKPRDWAAAERAGRSLAPYLTKLNRVRNDNPALHWLRNLRFHEIDNGALLCFSKRDPETGNTVLVICSFDSSNVQWGNTTLDMPALGLEWHDRFTVVDQITGASYEWGQYNAVRIDPFVEPAHVFVVQAR, encoded by the coding sequence ATGACCGGTCGCTTCCCCATCGAAGACGTGACACCAGCCGTTTCCGGTGGCCGCTACCCCGCGAAAGCGGTGGTCGGTGAACTGGTTCCCGTCTCGGCGGTGTCCTATCGCGAAGGTCACCACGCGCTCGGCGTGAACGTGGTATGGCGCGGCCCCGACGGCGCGATTCAGGCTTTCACCCGGATGACCCCCGGCGAGCCGGGCCTCGACAAGTGGCACGGCGCGATCCGGCCCGACGAGGTCGGCCGGTGGACGTTCACCGTGGAGGCGTTCGACGATCCGTATCGGACGTGGCGCGACGCGGTGGTGAAGAAGATCGGCGCCGGGCAGAGCGCCGAGGAACTGGCGAACGACCTGGCCGAGGGCGCCGACGTGCTCGACCTGGCCACCAAGATCGTCCCGGCGGAGGACGAGGACCGGGTCCGCGACGCCGCCGCCGCGCTGCGTGACACCGAGAAGTCGCTGTTCTCCCGGGTCACTCCGGCGCTGGACCTGGAAGAGCTGCTCTGGCACAACCCGGTGCGGCAACTGGTCACCACGACCCGGTCGTTCGCGATCTGGGTGGACCGGCAGCGCGCGCTCTACTCGTCGTGGTACGAGTTCTTCCCCCGTTCCGAGGGTGCCGAGATCGGCCCGGACGCCACGCCGATCAAGCACGGTAACTTCCGGACCGCCATCGACCGGCTGCCCGCGGTGGCGGCGATGGGCTTCAACGTCGTCTACCTGCCGCCGATCCACCCGATCGGCCGGATCAACCGCAAGGGCCGTAACAACACCCTGATCGCGCGGCCGGAGGACGTCGGCTCGCCGTGGGCGATCGGCTCCGACGAGGGCGGTCACGACGCGATCCACCCGGAGCTGGGCACTCTCGAGGACTTCATCGCGTTCCGCGAGAGGGCCGAAGAGCTGGGCATGGAGATCGCGCTCGACCTGGCGCTGCAGGTCGCGCCGGATCACCCGTGGGTCAAGCAGTTCCCGAAGTTCTTCACCACGAAGGCCGACGGCACCATCGCGTACGCCGAGAACCCGCCCAAGAAGTACCAGGACATCTACCCGATCAACTGGGACAACGACTACCGCACCCTGCGTGACGAGGTCCACCGGGTGGTCATGCACTGGGTGGACAACGGGGTCAAGATCTTCCGGGTGGACAACCCGCACACCAAGGCCGTCAACTTCTGGCAGTGGCTGATCCCGAAGGTCAAGGAGACCAACCCGGACGTGCTGTTCCTGGCCGAGGCGTTCACCCGCCCGGCGATGATGAACGGCCTCGGCAAGATCGGGTTCACGCAGTCGTACACCTACTTCACCTGGCGCACCACCGCCGCCGAGATGAAGGAGTACATGCAACAGCTCCTCACCTCGATCGACTGGATGCGGCCGAACTTCTGGCCGAACACACCGGACATCCTGCACGAGTCGCTGCAGAACGGCGGCCCGCCGATGTTCAAGATCCGGGCGGTGCTGGCCTCGATGCTGACTCCGTCCTGGGGTCTCTACTCCGGTTACGAGCTGTTCGAGCACGTGCCCAGGCCGGGCGCGGAAGAGTACATCGACAACGAGAAATTCGAGCTGAAGCCGCGGGACTGGGCGGCGGCGGAGCGGGCCGGCCGATCCCTGGCGCCCTATCTGACGAAGCTCAACCGGGTCCGTAACGACAACCCGGCCCTGCACTGGCTGCGCAACCTGCGATTCCACGAGATCGACAACGGCGCGCTGCTCTGTTTCTCCAAACGGGATCCGGAGACCGGAAACACGGTTCTGGTCATCTGCTCGTTCGACTCGAGCAACGTGCAGTGGGGTAACACCACTCTGGACATGCCGGCTCTGGGCCTGGAATGGCACGACCGGTTCACCGTCGTCGACCAGATCACCGGGGCGTCGTACGAGTGGGGGCAGTACAACGCGGTCCGGATCGATCCATTCGTGGAGCCGGCACACGTGTTCGTCGTACAGGCACGGTAG
- a CDS encoding PPOX class F420-dependent oxidoreductase — MARTVATNSTVERAELVEFLRSRHHAILLTTKKDGRPQSSPNTCGVDTEGRIVIASYPERAKVANIRRDPRVTLTVLSDEWNGPWVQVDGVAEVIDLPDAVEPLVEYFRVISGEHSNWDEYRQAMTDQGKCLIRVTIESWGPIATGGFPARLA; from the coding sequence ATGGCACGCACAGTGGCGACGAACTCGACTGTCGAGCGGGCGGAACTGGTCGAGTTCCTGCGCTCGCGACACCACGCGATCCTGCTGACGACGAAGAAGGACGGCCGCCCGCAGTCGTCGCCGAACACGTGCGGCGTCGATACCGAGGGCCGGATCGTCATCGCCAGCTACCCGGAGCGGGCGAAGGTGGCGAACATCCGCCGTGACCCGCGGGTCACCCTGACCGTCCTGTCGGACGAGTGGAACGGCCCGTGGGTGCAGGTCGACGGCGTCGCCGAGGTGATCGACCTGCCGGACGCGGTGGAGCCGCTGGTGGAGTACTTCCGGGTCATCTCCGGCGAGCACTCGAACTGGGACGAGTACCGCCAGGCCATGACCGACCAGGGCAAGTGCCTGATCCGGGTGACGATCGAGTCCTGGGGCCCGATCGCCACCGGCGGTTTCCCGGCCCGCCTGGCCTGA
- the ppgK gene encoding polyphosphate--glucose phosphotransferase has protein sequence MTILGIDIGGSGVKGAPVDQLRGELLGERFRVPTPQPADVTSVVEAVAQVAAQFDGFDSVGVTFPGVVVDGVTRSAANVDKSWLGAPAARLFTERLGRPVTVLNDADAAGVAEVAFGGGRDQAGLIMMLTFGTGIGSALFLDGVLIPNTEFGHLEIDGADAELLASDRARESEDLSWERWAVRVERYLRHVEMLLSPRLFIVGGGVSKKSEKFFPLLDIKTPIVPATLLNNAGIIGAAIAASKA, from the coding sequence ATGACCATCCTCGGCATCGACATCGGCGGCTCCGGCGTGAAGGGGGCTCCGGTCGACCAGCTCCGCGGCGAACTGCTCGGCGAGCGCTTCCGGGTGCCGACCCCGCAGCCGGCCGACGTCACCAGCGTGGTCGAGGCGGTCGCCCAGGTAGCGGCCCAGTTCGACGGTTTCGACAGTGTCGGCGTGACCTTCCCGGGTGTGGTGGTCGACGGGGTGACCCGCAGCGCCGCCAACGTCGACAAGTCCTGGCTCGGCGCGCCCGCCGCGCGGCTCTTCACCGAGCGCCTCGGCAGACCGGTCACGGTTCTCAACGACGCCGACGCGGCCGGGGTGGCCGAGGTGGCGTTCGGCGGCGGCCGCGACCAGGCCGGCCTGATCATGATGCTGACCTTCGGCACCGGCATCGGCAGCGCCCTGTTCCTGGACGGCGTGCTGATCCCGAACACCGAGTTCGGTCACCTGGAGATCGACGGCGCCGACGCCGAGCTGCTCGCGTCCGACCGCGCCCGCGAGTCCGAGGACCTGAGCTGGGAGCGGTGGGCGGTCCGGGTCGAGCGCTACCTGCGCCACGTGGAGATGCTGCTGTCGCCGCGGCTGTTCATCGTCGGCGGCGGTGTCAGCAAGAAGTCGGAGAAGTTCTTCCCCCTGCTCGACATCAAGACCCCGATCGTCCCGGCCACCCTGCTCAACAACGCGGGCATCATCGGAGCAGCGATCGCCGCCTCAAAGGCCTGA
- a CDS encoding RNA polymerase sigma factor SigF — protein MTLLQAPRHPAHSVPGTTASELLTELSSAPAGARRTRLRARAIEAWLPLARHLAHRYSGRGEPTDDLIQTATVGLIKAVDKFDPERGVDFAGYAIPTIIGEIKRHFRDRTWSVRVPRRLQELRLAITEANSSLTQVLGRSPTVPDVAFHLGITEEDVLEGLEGARAYNATSLSTPISADGTTELGDTLGGEDHEFEVAETRVALGPAMASLDQREQKILTMRFYGNLTQSQIADQIGISQMHVSRLLTRALGKLRRHLDAEI, from the coding sequence ATGACCCTGCTACAGGCGCCACGCCATCCCGCGCACTCGGTGCCGGGGACCACCGCATCCGAACTTCTGACCGAGTTGTCGTCAGCTCCCGCCGGGGCGCGGCGCACCCGGCTGCGGGCCCGGGCGATCGAGGCCTGGCTGCCTCTCGCCCGGCACCTCGCGCACCGCTACTCCGGCCGCGGCGAGCCCACCGACGACCTGATCCAGACCGCCACGGTCGGCCTGATCAAGGCCGTTGACAAGTTCGACCCCGAGCGCGGAGTCGACTTCGCCGGTTACGCCATCCCGACCATCATCGGCGAGATCAAACGCCACTTCCGGGACCGCACCTGGTCGGTCCGGGTGCCGCGCCGCCTCCAGGAGCTGCGCCTGGCCATCACCGAGGCCAACAGTTCCCTCACCCAGGTCCTCGGCCGGTCGCCGACCGTCCCGGACGTCGCCTTCCACCTGGGCATCACCGAAGAGGACGTGCTGGAGGGCCTGGAGGGGGCCCGGGCGTACAACGCGACCTCACTCTCCACCCCGATCAGCGCCGACGGCACCACCGAGCTGGGTGACACCCTCGGCGGGGAGGACCACGAGTTCGAGGTCGCCGAGACCCGCGTCGCGCTCGGCCCGGCGATGGCCAGCCTCGACCAGCGCGAGCAGAAGATCCTCACGATGCGCTTCTACGGGAACCTGACCCAGTCGCAGATCGCCGACCAGATCGGGATCTCCCAGATGCACGTCTCCCGCCTGCTCACCCGGGCCCTCGGCAAGCTGCGGCGCCACCTCGACGCGGAGATCTGA
- a CDS encoding general stress protein — translation MTTPSDHRAEPEPTATVSVSPGPAVPPGPAGTVPALPAQTTGTSAGTGPTIVVGTYPEYALAQQAVDHLSDNKFPVQRTTIVGTDLRLVENVLGRLTVGRASGAGAASGAWFGLLIGLFFGIFSDSSWISILLTTVVIGAIWGAIFGAIAHAATGGRRDFTSRSSIQASSYEVHADAEVADEARTLLISLNWQVSGAE, via the coding sequence ATGACGACGCCCTCCGATCACCGGGCCGAACCCGAGCCCACCGCGACCGTCTCGGTGAGCCCCGGACCGGCCGTCCCGCCCGGTCCCGCCGGAACCGTGCCGGCCCTGCCCGCGCAGACCACCGGCACCAGCGCCGGGACCGGCCCGACGATCGTGGTCGGCACCTACCCCGAGTACGCCCTCGCGCAGCAGGCCGTCGACCACCTGTCGGACAACAAGTTCCCGGTGCAGCGGACCACCATCGTCGGCACCGACCTGCGCCTGGTGGAGAACGTGCTGGGCCGGCTGACGGTGGGCCGGGCGTCCGGCGCGGGCGCGGCCAGCGGCGCCTGGTTCGGTCTGCTGATCGGCCTGTTCTTCGGCATCTTCAGCGACTCCAGCTGGATCTCGATCCTGCTGACCACGGTGGTCATCGGCGCGATCTGGGGTGCGATCTTCGGGGCCATCGCGCACGCCGCGACCGGCGGCCGGCGCGACTTCACCTCCCGCAGCTCGATCCAGGCGTCCTCGTACGAGGTGCACGCCGACGCCGAGGTCGCCGACGAGGCCCGGACCCTGCTGATCAGCCTGAACTGGCAGGTCAGCGGCGCCGAGTGA
- a CDS encoding phosphatase PAP2 family protein, whose amino-acid sequence MKAPRKTPVSTWHTISPLVVAAFAAGAAYAVHRLFIGTSLGQIIDTEALRGGDFQHPQVSEVLTRTLDNTRFIILAGVCLLAAVFGALRRRMDLALAAGFLVVTANVVTQQLKAGLSRPLLDDFPMPNSWPSGHATAAASAAFVLVLVFPRAMRGMVGLAGAGYVAIVSVATVWAEWHRPSDAIAALFIVLACGSLALFGVRLLRRGPSRALQLPNRLVMMVLGGAAVLSIATATFGMASVALSEGALPDLVSGRFAFLTGTAGIVAATAVAFIVWIRLTAAEPAPAPASSSAPASASASAK is encoded by the coding sequence GTGAAAGCACCACGGAAGACGCCGGTCAGCACGTGGCACACCATCAGTCCGCTGGTGGTGGCGGCCTTCGCCGCGGGTGCCGCGTACGCGGTGCACCGGCTGTTCATCGGCACCTCGCTGGGGCAGATCATCGACACCGAGGCGCTGCGGGGCGGCGACTTCCAGCATCCACAGGTGAGTGAGGTGCTGACCCGGACGCTCGACAACACCCGCTTCATCATTCTCGCCGGGGTGTGCCTGCTCGCCGCCGTGTTCGGGGCGCTGCGCCGACGGATGGACCTCGCGCTGGCCGCCGGTTTCCTGGTGGTGACCGCGAACGTGGTCACCCAGCAGCTCAAGGCCGGGCTCAGCCGGCCGCTGCTGGACGACTTCCCGATGCCGAACTCGTGGCCCAGCGGTCACGCCACGGCCGCCGCCTCGGCCGCGTTCGTACTGGTGCTGGTCTTCCCCCGGGCGATGCGCGGGATGGTCGGCCTGGCCGGCGCGGGTTACGTCGCGATCGTCTCGGTCGCCACCGTCTGGGCCGAGTGGCACCGGCCCAGTGACGCGATCGCCGCCCTGTTCATCGTGCTGGCCTGCGGGTCGCTGGCGCTGTTCGGGGTGCGGCTGCTGCGGCGCGGCCCGAGCCGGGCCCTGCAACTGCCCAACCGCCTGGTGATGATGGTGCTGGGCGGCGCGGCCGTCCTGTCGATCGCGACCGCCACTTTCGGGATGGCCTCGGTCGCCCTCTCCGAGGGTGCCCTGCCGGATCTGGTCTCCGGCCGGTTCGCTTTCCTCACCGGTACCGCCGGCATCGTCGCCGCGACCGCCGTCGCGTTCATCGTCTGGATCCGGCTCACCGCGGCCGAGCCGGCCCCCGCCCCCGCTTCCAGCTCCGCCCCCGCATCTGCTTCCGCTTCCGCGAAATAA
- the gsmA gene encoding sporangiospore maturation cell wall hydrolase GsmA translates to MGHTTRRLLTGVLLVLAAGAGTVTSPGVAQAAGSAGVIGTIRTTDGPVNVRSGPSAKSAAVRKIANGGTVRLACSVQGPKVKGTVRTTTQWDRLPDGRFVSHAYVLSAVLKPCPPAVPAPAPAPTTPAPVLTPEQFIKAAVPGAQQGWRQYGVPASVTIAQSILESGWGRSGLSSTDKNYFGIKCQKGAYGPHANGCHVYTTNECDKAGKCFVTEDAFRTYASMSRSFQDHGHFLRNNKRYTPAFAFTKDADKFIWNVWKAGYATDPEYFTKVTKIMVKHDLYRYDTWK, encoded by the coding sequence ATGGGGCACACCACCCGACGACTGCTCACCGGCGTCCTGCTGGTGCTCGCCGCCGGGGCCGGTACGGTCACGTCACCCGGCGTCGCGCAGGCGGCCGGTTCCGCCGGCGTCATCGGCACGATCCGCACCACCGACGGCCCGGTCAACGTGCGCAGCGGGCCCTCGGCCAAGTCCGCGGCCGTCCGGAAGATCGCCAACGGCGGCACCGTGCGGCTGGCGTGCTCGGTCCAGGGCCCGAAGGTCAAGGGCACCGTGCGGACCACCACCCAGTGGGACCGGCTGCCCGACGGGCGGTTCGTCTCGCACGCCTACGTGCTCTCCGCGGTTCTCAAGCCGTGCCCGCCGGCCGTCCCGGCGCCCGCTCCCGCGCCGACCACCCCGGCCCCGGTTCTGACGCCGGAGCAGTTCATCAAGGCCGCGGTGCCCGGAGCCCAGCAGGGCTGGCGGCAGTACGGGGTGCCGGCCTCGGTGACCATCGCCCAGTCGATCCTGGAGTCCGGCTGGGGACGCAGCGGCCTCTCCTCGACCGACAAGAACTACTTCGGGATCAAGTGCCAGAAGGGCGCGTACGGCCCGCACGCGAACGGCTGTCACGTCTACACGACGAACGAATGCGACAAGGCCGGTAAGTGTTTCGTGACCGAGGACGCGTTCCGGACGTACGCCTCGATGTCGCGCTCGTTCCAGGACCACGGCCACTTCCTGCGCAACAACAAGCGGTACACGCCCGCGTTCGCCTTCACCAAGGACGCGGACAAGTTCATCTGGAACGTGTGGAAGGCCGGTTACGCCACCGACCCGGAGTACTTCACCAAGGTTACTAAAATCATGGTCAAACACGATTTGTACCGGTACGACACCTGGAAGTGA
- a CDS encoding ATP-binding protein, which translates to MVGQRENGVWRATGPLLSVSVLVIGLIATVLSAAALYDAQQDTAGRIMDQRHDAALESIRLETERYRGMVDTLAAGIANDPVTTGDDFDAASRPLVDAALVGAAPVAFVVPMPADRLAATERLWRERGASGPAFRPDPAVGEHYFAVFVRPLDEQEEGPRLGTDLAAVEPIAGTLATARDTRQTTVSDAYVLVRDRRLPTAEQQQSFVFAAPVWTTANTSQFRGWVVAGLRSANFLRDVLDNAGQGQIAGDLISIDSGAHRDVVATWGGDSAGDLHRSGPIRVADRDWILETSGDSRRLSGAAWYLPILALTGGLVLSGLVAWLVHVLATGRARARDQVDEATADLRGAEAESRRQAELLGAIMTTIGDGVSVVDSTGRVLLENPAAKRLLGVTENPAGPSQWQEVYGVYRPDGRTPLPMEEMPLIRALNGEAVDGFEVLIRNPGRPEGVLISIDARPLDPSAGEHGAVAVSRDITELRRYEADLSIFAGVVAHDLKAPLSVARGYAELALDELPDDAAAQDALHRIVKSVDRMDMLIETLLAYTTARHAPLRTVALDPAPLTREIVEDRIAALGPGAAQPDWTIGDLPPVETDPAMLRHILDNLIGNALKYVRPGSVPRVDIAAVPSGRWVRIEVADAGIGIPDADKPYVFESFHRAETAVGYAGTGLGLTICRRIVQRHGGEIGVEDNDGPGGGTRFWFTLPAASPTEPLSADASASADPEIREALAQSMRDRAALIEATRLPGLASPNPLRTPIPGRPSSPQ; encoded by the coding sequence ATGGTGGGGCAACGGGAGAACGGAGTGTGGCGGGCCACCGGCCCGCTGCTCTCCGTCTCCGTGCTCGTGATCGGCCTGATCGCCACCGTCCTGTCCGCGGCCGCGCTGTACGACGCCCAGCAGGACACTGCCGGCCGGATCATGGACCAGCGGCACGATGCCGCCCTGGAGTCGATCCGCCTGGAGACCGAGCGCTACCGCGGCATGGTCGACACCCTCGCCGCCGGAATCGCCAACGACCCGGTCACCACGGGGGACGATTTCGACGCCGCGTCCCGCCCGCTCGTCGACGCCGCCCTGGTCGGCGCGGCCCCGGTGGCCTTCGTCGTCCCGATGCCCGCCGACCGGCTCGCCGCCACCGAGCGGCTGTGGCGCGAACGTGGCGCGTCGGGCCCGGCCTTCCGCCCCGACCCGGCCGTCGGTGAACACTACTTCGCGGTCTTCGTCCGCCCCCTCGACGAGCAGGAGGAGGGCCCGCGACTGGGGACCGACCTGGCCGCTGTCGAACCGATCGCCGGCACCCTGGCCACCGCCCGCGACACCCGCCAGACGACCGTCTCCGACGCGTACGTCCTGGTCCGCGACCGCCGGCTGCCCACTGCCGAGCAACAGCAGTCGTTCGTCTTCGCCGCGCCGGTCTGGACCACCGCGAACACCTCGCAGTTCCGCGGCTGGGTGGTCGCCGGCCTGCGCAGCGCCAACTTCCTGCGGGACGTCCTGGACAACGCCGGACAGGGCCAGATCGCCGGTGACCTCATCTCCATCGACAGCGGCGCCCACCGCGACGTGGTCGCCACCTGGGGCGGCGACAGCGCCGGTGACCTGCACCGGAGCGGCCCGATCCGGGTCGCCGACCGGGACTGGATCCTGGAGACCAGCGGCGACTCCCGGCGACTGTCCGGCGCGGCCTGGTACCTGCCGATCCTCGCCCTGACCGGCGGCCTCGTCCTCTCCGGGCTGGTCGCCTGGCTGGTGCACGTGCTCGCCACCGGCCGGGCCCGGGCCCGCGACCAGGTCGACGAGGCCACCGCGGACCTGCGCGGTGCCGAAGCCGAGAGCCGGCGGCAGGCCGAACTCCTCGGCGCGATCATGACGACCATCGGTGACGGGGTCAGCGTCGTCGACTCCACCGGCCGTGTCCTGCTGGAGAATCCGGCCGCCAAACGGCTCCTCGGCGTCACCGAGAACCCGGCCGGCCCGTCGCAGTGGCAGGAGGTCTACGGCGTGTACCGGCCGGACGGCCGGACCCCGCTGCCGATGGAGGAGATGCCGCTGATCCGGGCCCTCAACGGTGAGGCCGTGGACGGATTCGAAGTGCTCATCCGCAACCCCGGGCGGCCCGAGGGAGTCCTGATCAGCATCGACGCGCGGCCACTCGACCCGAGCGCCGGCGAACACGGGGCCGTCGCGGTCAGCCGCGACATCACCGAACTGCGCCGCTACGAGGCCGACCTGTCGATCTTCGCGGGGGTGGTGGCGCACGATCTCAAAGCGCCGCTGTCGGTCGCCCGCGGATACGCCGAACTCGCCCTCGACGAACTCCCGGACGACGCGGCCGCCCAGGACGCGCTGCATCGCATCGTCAAATCCGTCGACCGGATGGACATGCTGATCGAGACGCTGCTCGCCTACACCACCGCCCGGCACGCCCCGCTGCGCACGGTGGCCCTCGACCCCGCCCCGCTGACCAGGGAGATCGTCGAGGACCGGATCGCCGCCCTCGGCCCCGGAGCGGCGCAGCCCGACTGGACGATCGGCGATCTGCCACCGGTGGAGACCGACCCGGCGATGCTGCGGCACATCCTTGACAACCTGATCGGCAACGCCCTCAAATACGTCCGGCCCGGGTCCGTGCCGCGAGTCGACATCGCCGCCGTGCCCTCCGGGAGGTGGGTGCGCATCGAAGTCGCCGACGCCGGGATCGGCATCCCCGACGCGGACAAACCCTATGTCTTCGAGTCCTTTCACCGTGCCGAGACCGCCGTCGGTTACGCCGGGACCGGCCTCGGGCTCACGATCTGCCGCCGCATCGTGCAACGGCACGGTGGCGAGATCGGGGTGGAGGACAACGACGGACCCGGCGGGGGTACGCGATTCTGGTTCACCCTTCCGGCGGCGTCGCCCACCGAGCCCCTGTCCGCGGACGCCTCGGCCTCGGCCGACCCGGAGATCAGGGAGGCCCTGGCCCAGTCGATGCGGGACCGGGCCGCACTGATCGAGGCGACCCGGCTGCCCGGGCTCGCCTCACCCAACCCACTGCGCACCCCCATACCGGGACGGCCTAGCTCTCCGCAGTGA
- a CDS encoding response regulator, translating into MIVVAEDHDDIRYVLKRSLERAGHRVVAASDGAAALAAVKEHRPDLVVTDVDMPHMTGLDLCRAIRADDDLRHIPVVVASGSLMPGDGLAEDAGASATLLKPFAPAQLLALITKLLPPRVTAES; encoded by the coding sequence GTGATCGTAGTTGCGGAAGATCACGATGACATCCGGTATGTACTGAAACGGTCGCTGGAACGGGCCGGGCACCGGGTCGTCGCGGCGTCGGACGGGGCCGCTGCCCTGGCCGCGGTCAAGGAGCACCGGCCCGACCTGGTGGTCACCGATGTCGACATGCCGCACATGACGGGCCTGGACCTGTGCCGGGCGATCCGGGCCGACGACGACCTGCGGCACATCCCGGTGGTGGTGGCGAGCGGGTCGCTGATGCCCGGTGACGGACTGGCCGAGGACGCCGGGGCGTCGGCGACGCTGCTGAAACCGTTCGCTCCGGCACAGTTGCTGGCGCTGATCACGAAGCTGCTGCCGCCGCGGGTCACTGCGGAGAGCTAG
- a CDS encoding LCP family protein produces MDTSLDMSGDTPLKTDEGDPVTRGMPGWKKALLVLSTLVLVIVAGITGGGYYLYQRYDSKVARATLLPPVAPQEAAQSAENWKSGAVNLLLLGSDSRAAEAGGDSPAGERSDTIMLVHIAKGRDKAAIISIPRDSYVNVPAGGSWKGGKNKINAAFAFGGAELTATTVRQLTGVVLDGAMIADFASIRNLVDSVDGVEVCVPYDVVSTFSDKVWKQGCHELDGDTAEEFMRQRYQVPGGDFGRMYNQQLVVKAVVAKVSSSGAMTDPLALDGLIGIAADSLTVDQNLDLRDLAFAVRGIRPAAISYATVPYTSASLKTSAGTAVRLDPKKSAAMFAAVKDDTIDQWLAANPSKTPGS; encoded by the coding sequence GTGGACACCAGCCTCGACATGTCCGGCGATACACCGCTGAAGACCGACGAAGGTGACCCGGTCACCCGGGGCATGCCGGGGTGGAAGAAGGCCCTCCTCGTCCTCTCCACGCTCGTGCTGGTGATCGTCGCCGGGATCACCGGGGGCGGCTACTACCTGTATCAGCGCTACGACAGCAAGGTCGCGCGGGCCACACTCCTGCCGCCGGTCGCGCCCCAGGAGGCGGCGCAGAGTGCCGAGAACTGGAAGTCCGGCGCGGTGAACCTGCTGCTGCTCGGCTCGGACTCACGGGCCGCCGAAGCCGGTGGGGACAGCCCGGCCGGGGAGCGCTCCGACACGATCATGCTGGTGCACATCGCCAAGGGCCGGGACAAGGCGGCGATCATCTCGATCCCGCGGGACAGCTACGTGAACGTGCCCGCCGGTGGGAGCTGGAAGGGCGGCAAGAACAAGATCAATGCCGCGTTCGCGTTCGGTGGGGCGGAGCTGACCGCCACGACGGTGCGGCAGCTCACCGGGGTCGTGCTGGACGGCGCGATGATCGCCGACTTCGCCAGCATCCGGAACCTGGTCGACTCGGTGGACGGGGTCGAGGTCTGTGTGCCGTACGACGTGGTGTCCACCTTCTCCGACAAGGTGTGGAAGCAGGGCTGTCACGAACTCGACGGGGACACCGCCGAGGAGTTCATGCGGCAGCGCTACCAGGTGCCGGGCGGGGACTTCGGGCGGATGTACAACCAGCAGCTCGTCGTCAAGGCCGTCGTCGCGAAGGTGTCCAGCAGCGGTGCGATGACCGATCCGCTGGCGCTCGACGGGCTGATCGGCATCGCCGCCGACTCGCTGACCGTGGATCAGAACCTGGATCTGCGGGACCTCGCGTTCGCGGTGCGGGGGATCAGGCCCGCCGCCATCTCGTACGCCACCGTGCCGTACACCTCGGCGTCTCTGAAGACCTCGGCCGGGACGGCCGTGCGGCTCGACCCGAAGAAGTCGGCGGCGATGTTCGCGGCGGTCAAGGACGACACCATCGATCAGTGGCTGGCCGCCAACCCGTCGAAGACGCCCGGCAGCTGA